A part of Campylobacter ureolyticus ACS-301-V-Sch3b genomic DNA contains:
- the bamA gene encoding outer membrane protein assembly factor BamA, with product MKKTTYLALFLANLAFGATAIKSVNFEGLKQISPLVAQNISGLKIGDAITGYNTNKAITNLFNQGYFDDIYITENNGNLIVHVKEKPIISKLDIEGVVTNDRTAMEQIIGLKLGQAYDKVALSQVKERVRQFYEVKGYFDTVVETEEEFLDEDKSSLHLTVIVNRGEKITIKNVNLVGAKKLKYSDIRPAIANKQRETFGWMWGFDDGKLKTADLPNDPARIQNEYMKRGYLNATVSAPFVNTYMSNYTADLTYYITEGERFKVSEISIEAPQYLELDTKKIIKDLKLRSGKRFNADWIRRDIAKLENLVADKGYAYVEVNPDLKPDNENNTVKINYIIKPHSQIYVRNVTISGNEKTADSVVRREMYLTEGELYNRTDLVDSKNSLRRTGYFDDVEITENVVNDNEIDLNIDVKEAPTGSITGGIGYGSSDGILLSASVSEKNIFGSGISGYVSAEKSDDQLSGAIGFTNPRIYNSEYSLSGQIYARDWDWDDYKEKAYGASATIGRKLGRYTSAYLTYEIEKSKINGLNAYYEKAGYQNGNNLKSSLIPSIVFNNTDDYYLPRSGIIASASLDYSGLGGDIEYLKGNANFNWYFGMKDYIDWDLIFRYKAGAGYFFNDKNLPVNKKLFLGGMRSVRGYDGRSIPKRKICLDSSHCNYIETGGKQSFNNSFELSMPLIDRINMRFVTFFDYGMIGDDSWSESKRYSAGAGIEWRTPVGPLQLFWVKPLNKEDYDSTNSFEFTIGARF from the coding sequence AAAATAATGGAAATTTGATTGTTCATGTAAAAGAAAAGCCTATTATTTCAAAACTTGATATTGAAGGCGTTGTTACAAACGATAGAACTGCAATGGAGCAAATAATTGGCTTAAAGCTTGGTCAAGCATACGATAAAGTTGCTCTAAGTCAAGTAAAAGAAAGAGTAAGGCAATTTTATGAAGTAAAGGGCTATTTTGATACTGTTGTTGAGACTGAAGAGGAGTTTTTAGATGAAGATAAAAGCTCACTTCATTTAACAGTTATCGTAAATAGAGGCGAAAAAATCACAATAAAAAATGTAAATTTAGTTGGCGCTAAAAAGCTTAAATACTCAGATATAAGACCTGCAATTGCAAATAAACAAAGAGAAACCTTTGGCTGGATGTGGGGCTTTGATGATGGTAAGCTAAAAACTGCAGATCTTCCAAATGATCCAGCTAGAATACAAAATGAGTATATGAAAAGAGGTTATTTAAACGCCACTGTTTCAGCTCCTTTTGTAAATACATATATGAGCAACTATACTGCTGATCTTACTTACTATATAACAGAGGGAGAAAGATTTAAAGTTAGTGAAATTTCAATCGAAGCACCACAGTATTTAGAGCTTGATACAAAAAAAATTATTAAAGATTTAAAATTAAGAAGTGGTAAGAGATTTAATGCTGATTGGATAAGAAGAGATATCGCAAAACTTGAAAATTTAGTTGCAGATAAGGGATATGCCTATGTTGAGGTTAATCCTGATTTAAAACCTGATAATGAAAATAATACCGTTAAAATAAATTATATCATTAAACCTCACTCTCAAATTTATGTAAGAAATGTAACAATTTCAGGTAATGAAAAAACTGCTGATTCAGTTGTAAGAAGAGAGATGTATCTAACAGAGGGTGAGCTTTATAATAGGACTGATTTGGTTGATTCTAAAAATTCACTTAGAAGAACTGGATATTTTGATGATGTCGAAATAACTGAAAATGTTGTAAATGATAACGAAATAGATCTAAATATAGATGTTAAAGAAGCTCCTACTGGAAGTATAACTGGTGGCATTGGATATGGAAGTAGTGATGGAATTTTACTAAGTGCATCAGTTTCTGAAAAAAATATATTTGGTAGTGGAATAAGTGGTTATGTAAGTGCTGAAAAAAGCGATGACCAACTAAGTGGAGCAATTGGCTTTACAAATCCTAGAATTTATAACTCAGAATATAGCCTAAGTGGTCAAATTTATGCAAGAGATTGGGACTGGGATGATTATAAAGAAAAAGCTTATGGAGCAAGTGCAACAATTGGTAGAAAGCTTGGAAGATATACAAGTGCGTATTTAACTTATGAGATTGAAAAATCAAAAATAAATGGCTTAAATGCTTATTATGAAAAAGCTGGTTATCAAAATGGAAATAATCTAAAAAGCTCACTTATTCCATCAATTGTATTTAACAATACAGATGATTACTACTTACCAAGAAGTGGTATTATAGCTAGTGCTTCACTTGATTACTCAGGACTTGGTGGAGATATAGAGTATTTAAAAGGAAATGCGAATTTTAATTGGTACTTTGGAATGAAAGATTATATCGATTGGGATTTAATATTTAGATATAAAGCAGGTGCTGGATATTTCTTTAATGATAAAAACCTACCAGTTAATAAAAAGCTATTTTTAGGTGGAATGAGATCTGTTAGAGGATATGATGGAAGAAGTATTCCAAAAAGGAAAATTTGTCTTGATAGTTCGCATTGTAACTATATAGAAACAGGTGGAAAGCAAAGTTTTAATAACTCATTTGAGTTAAGTATGCCTTTAATTGATCGTATAAATATGCGTTTTGTAACATTTTTTGACTATGGAATGATAGGTGATGATAGCTGGAGTGAGTCAAAAAGATATAGTGCTGGAGCTGGAATAGAGTGGAGAACACCTGTTGGACCATTACAACTTTTCTGGGTAAAACCACTTAATAAAGAAGATTATGATAGTACAAATAGCTTTGAATTTACGATTGGGGCAAGATTTTAA
- a CDS encoding autotransporter outer membrane beta-barrel domain-containing protein, translating into MKNFNLSSKKSFVPISFVLAMALFNCAAFGSESDFTVIDPPFMFTTFNHKLNAGKLPTKEITLDKVSRKENVVYAAGANKNDEINGYTLNVELSGIATSSDNYVVNLIGGMSENNDVLNNKINITKMPDKITRDIRIFGADSWKGNTNFNKVNIDSIQTNINKLYIVGGRSTDENKGDSSNNTINISSSKLISDNTNFDFQITGGIAQGKAQNNEVIIDKSEIINTMLISGGASYGDPDKIQLGTEKNRVKITSSKVKGAIFGGDSAFLGFDNDANKNEVEIISSKISKQDNFFMDFVVVGGASTNNATNNTVSIVSSSIDGDSYGGLSTTALGFGGGEISGNANNNSINITSSNINGKIYSGKSEEGAASNNKVSLKISKVGSSVAGGSAKDEVNNNILDITSSNIGGDVYGGYSNEGDAINNTVNLFHNSARDLALGKHFLVKGVIHGGFSDGNNKDAILGNKLNVTGKNLIAGNINNFDEVNFNLPKDIKTNDVVLQLTKNEPTTLKSVKVNPYVEQGESKAIVKNLKPKEKIYIIKKASIDENTLEEEQAIDKDLEIKSKELTKATKSIVSEVGASTIYNVKLNKDESNLYLEVGEIESTTPTPTPKPNKPITPKVNPKLNHTLIPNLASSHVVNQMSDLMGDNISNIAMLDDNISVNTDNIISFGYIKGYKSNIDKSDTDINGVVVDVGVASRADNALMGGFFEYSYADYDGSANSYSSDGKINAYAVGALARFDLRNNFFIDSYAKIGKLNNKYTLKGYDNLNINKDSTFYSLGAFLGHDSYFDRFMLTNRLGYAYSNVDGYDLDINGETLNIKDISSKRIKFDSIAYYNTNTDTNLYARARLIYELDGKSSTYAPNINKTIESTNKGFSGGGELGVIYSIKPLSNISFGVGAMGGKIDELSANLRFVYGW; encoded by the coding sequence ATGAAAAATTTTAATTTAAGTTCTAAAAAAAGCTTTGTACCTATTAGTTTTGTTTTAGCTATGGCACTTTTTAACTGTGCTGCTTTTGGATCAGAGAGTGATTTTACAGTGATTGATCCACCATTTATGTTTACAACATTTAATCATAAGCTAAATGCAGGAAAATTGCCAACCAAAGAAATAACTCTTGATAAAGTAAGCAGAAAAGAAAATGTTGTCTATGCTGCAGGTGCAAATAAAAATGATGAAATAAACGGCTATACTCTAAATGTAGAATTATCAGGTATTGCCACAAGCTCTGATAACTATGTAGTAAATCTAATCGGTGGAATGTCTGAAAATAATGATGTTTTAAATAATAAGATAAATATTACAAAAATGCCAGATAAAATAACAAGGGACATTCGTATATTTGGAGCAGATAGTTGGAAAGGAAATACAAATTTTAATAAAGTAAATATTGATTCTATACAAACAAATATAAATAAATTATATATAGTAGGTGGAAGATCAACCGATGAAAACAAAGGAGATAGCTCAAATAATACCATAAATATATCTTCATCAAAATTAATATCTGATAACACAAATTTTGATTTTCAAATAACAGGTGGAATAGCACAAGGAAAAGCCCAAAACAATGAAGTAATAATAGATAAATCAGAAATAATCAACACTATGCTTATCTCCGGCGGAGCATCATACGGAGACCCTGATAAAATACAATTAGGCACTGAAAAAAATAGAGTAAAAATTACTTCATCAAAAGTAAAAGGTGCGATTTTTGGTGGAGATTCAGCTTTTTTAGGCTTTGACAATGATGCCAATAAAAATGAAGTAGAAATAATCTCATCAAAAATATCCAAACAAGATAATTTCTTTATGGATTTTGTAGTTGTCGGCGGAGCATCAACAAATAATGCAACTAACAATACCGTTTCAATAGTTTCATCAAGCATAGATGGAGATAGTTATGGTGGTCTTTCAACAACTGCGCTAGGTTTTGGCGGAGGCGAAATTTCAGGCAACGCTAATAACAACTCAATCAACATAACTTCATCAAATATAAATGGCAAGATTTATAGTGGTAAATCAGAAGAAGGAGCTGCTAGCAACAACAAAGTCTCATTAAAAATTTCAAAGGTTGGCTCTTCTGTAGCAGGTGGTTCTGCCAAAGATGAAGTAAACAATAACATTTTAGATATAACTTCATCAAATATAGGTGGTGATGTTTATGGTGGCTACTCAAATGAAGGTGATGCTATAAATAACACTGTAAATTTATTTCATAACTCAGCAAGAGATTTAGCTTTAGGTAAACACTTTTTAGTTAAAGGTGTAATTCATGGTGGATTTTCAGATGGTAACAATAAAGATGCAATTTTAGGCAATAAATTAAATGTTACCGGTAAAAATCTAATAGCAGGAAATATTAACAACTTTGATGAGGTAAATTTTAATCTTCCAAAAGATATAAAAACAAATGATGTAGTGCTTCAATTAACAAAAAATGAACCGACAACTTTAAAAAGTGTAAAAGTAAATCCTTATGTTGAGCAAGGAGAAAGTAAAGCTATTGTTAAAAATCTTAAACCAAAAGAAAAAATTTACATTATTAAAAAAGCATCTATTGATGAAAATACTTTAGAGGAAGAACAAGCTATAGACAAAGACCTTGAAATAAAAAGTAAAGAGTTGACTAAAGCTACTAAATCAATTGTATCTGAAGTAGGAGCTAGTACAATTTATAATGTAAAGTTAAATAAAGATGAAAGTAATTTATATTTAGAAGTTGGAGAAATTGAATCAACAACTCCAACTCCAACTCCAAAGCCTAATAAACCTATCACTCCTAAAGTAAATCCTAAGTTAAATCATACATTAATACCAAATTTGGCAAGTTCTCATGTTGTAAATCAAATGAGTGATTTAATGGGTGATAATATATCAAACATAGCAATGCTTGATGATAATATATCTGTAAATACTGATAATATTATAAGTTTTGGATATATAAAAGGATATAAAAGCAATATCGATAAAAGCGATACTGATATAAATGGAGTAGTTGTTGATGTTGGTGTTGCAAGTAGAGCTGATAATGCACTAATGGGTGGATTTTTTGAATACTCTTATGCAGATTATGATGGAAGTGCGAACTCTTATTCAAGTGATGGAAAGATAAATGCTTATGCAGTAGGAGCGTTAGCAAGATTTGATTTAAGAAATAACTTCTTTATAGACTCTTATGCAAAAATAGGTAAGTTAAATAACAAATACACCTTAAAAGGCTACGATAATCTAAATATTAATAAAGACTCTACATTTTACTCTCTTGGAGCATTTTTAGGACATGATTCTTACTTTGATAGATTTATGCTAACAAATAGACTTGGCTATGCTTATTCAAATGTTGATGGTTATGATTTAGATATAAATGGTGAAACTTTAAATATCAAAGATATCTCATCAAAAAGAATTAAATTTGATAGTATAGCTTACTATAATACAAATACAGATACAAACCTATATGCAAGAGCAAGACTTATATATGAGCTTGATGGCAAAAGCAGTACCTATGCACCTAACATAAATAAAACTATAGAAAGTACAAATAAAGGCTTTAGTGGTGGAGGTGAACTTGGTGTTATATATAGCATAAAACCTCTATCAAATATAAGCTTTGGTGTTGGAGCAATGGGTGGTAAGATAGATGAACTTAGTGCAAATCTTAGATTTGTGTATGGATGGTAG
- a CDS encoding inorganic phosphate transporter codes for MDSDVYIYKNSDLSKSTFLMFSWLQVFTAAGFAFSHGSNDIANAVGPFAVIIDTLANNTINPTAEISPIIMETFGIALVTELWFMGKEIIK; via the coding sequence TTGGATAGCGATGTTTATATTTACAAAAACTCTGATTTGTCAAAATCAACCTTTTTAATGTTTTCTTGGCTTCAAGTTTTTACTGCTGCTGGATTTGCATTTTCACATGGCTCAAACGATATTGCAAACGCCGTTGGTCCATTTGCTGTAATAATTGATACTTTGGCAAACAACACCATAAATCCAACTGCTGAGATTTCACCAATCATAATGGAAACTTTTGGAATTGCTTTGGTAACTGAGCTTTGGTTTATGGGAAAAGAGATTATTAAATAA
- a CDS encoding inorganic phosphate transporter, translating to MKFSRLNLFFGGIFALSCWFFIVWGHEFVGSTNTMIFLCASVFGLFMAFNIGGNDVANSFGTSVGAGTLTLTQALLIAAVFEVSGAVLAGANVTDTIRSGIVDLDSLSASPMDFVYIMISALFSASIWIFLATKKGWPVSTTHAIVGAIVGASLTLGFMLDVKEISVLSLVKWSKIGSIVISWFLSPVLGGVCSFVLYKSVKKYILNYNAIAELKIEKIKKKKKALKKIHKKIFDELSEAEKVKFTEAMNMDIFTMKDPNFDPNDLDTEYFKKIHELDAQKESLKSHQALEMGIPAIAAFGVGIISSMFIFKGLKNLELGLSNLQNYLIIAMISAATWMAMFIFAKTLRRSDLSKSTFLMFSWLQVFTAAGFAFSHGSNDIANAVGPFAAIIDTLANNTINPTAEVPPIIMATFGIALVTGLWFMGKEVIKTVGTSLTTIHPASGFCAELAAASVVMSASILGLPVSSTHILVGAVLGIGVVNAQANWALMKPIALTWVITLPAAAFISSVGFLILKIVF from the coding sequence ATGAAGTTTTCAAGGCTTAACCTTTTTTTTGGTGGAATTTTTGCCTTATCGTGCTGGTTTTTTATAGTTTGGGGACATGAATTTGTAGGCTCTACAAATACAATGATTTTTTTATGTGCTTCGGTATTTGGTCTTTTTATGGCTTTTAATATCGGCGGAAATGATGTTGCAAATTCTTTTGGAACAAGCGTTGGAGCAGGGACTTTAACTCTAACACAAGCTCTTTTAATAGCTGCTGTTTTTGAAGTAAGCGGGGCTGTTTTAGCAGGGGCGAATGTAACTGATACGATTAGAAGTGGCATAGTTGATTTAGATAGTTTATCAGCCTCACCAATGGATTTTGTTTATATAATGATAAGTGCTTTATTTTCAGCTTCTATTTGGATATTTTTAGCTACAAAAAAAGGCTGGCCAGTTTCTACAACTCACGCAATTGTTGGAGCGATAGTTGGAGCTAGTTTAACACTTGGCTTTATGCTTGATGTAAAAGAAATTTCTGTTTTATCACTTGTGAAATGGTCAAAAATAGGTTCAATTGTAATATCTTGGTTTTTATCTCCTGTGCTTGGAGGAGTTTGTTCTTTTGTGCTTTATAAATCCGTTAAAAAATATATTTTAAACTATAACGCCATCGCCGAGCTTAAAATAGAAAAAATTAAAAAAAAGAAAAAAGCACTAAAAAAAATACATAAAAAAATTTTTGATGAACTTAGTGAGGCTGAAAAAGTTAAATTTACAGAAGCTATGAACATGGATATTTTCACGATGAAAGATCCAAATTTTGATCCAAATGATTTAGATACTGAGTATTTTAAAAAAATTCACGAACTTGATGCACAAAAAGAGTCTTTAAAATCTCACCAAGCACTTGAAATGGGAATTCCTGCAATTGCTGCTTTTGGTGTTGGGATAATTTCAAGTATGTTTATATTTAAAGGACTTAAAAATTTAGAACTAGGTCTTTCAAATTTGCAAAATTACTTAATAATAGCGATGATTAGTGCGGCAACTTGGATGGCGATGTTTATCTTCGCAAAAACTTTAAGAAGATCTGATTTGTCAAAATCAACTTTTTTAATGTTTTCTTGGCTTCAGGTTTTTACTGCTGCTGGGTTTGCTTTTTCGCATGGGTCAAACGATATTGCAAACGCCGTTGGTCCATTTGCTGCGATAATTGATACTTTGGCAAATAACACCATAAATCCAACTGCTGAGGTTCCGCCAATCATAATGGCAACTTTTGGAATTGCTTTAGTAACTGGACTTTGGTTTATGGGAAAAGAGGTTATAAAAACAGTTGGAACAAGTTTAACGACAATTCACCCAGCATCTGGTTTTTGTGCTGAACTAGCCGCAGCAAGTGTGGTAATGAGTGCATCAATTTTAGGACTTCCTGTCTCATCAACTCACATTTTAGTTGGAGCAGTTTTAGGAATTGGTGTGGTAAATGCACAGGCAAATTGGGCATTAATGAAACCAATTGCATTAACTTGGGTTATAACCCTACCAGCAGCAGCTTTTATAAGCTCAGTTGGATTTTTGATATTAAAGATTGTATTTTAA
- a CDS encoding exodeoxyribonuclease III, protein MKLISWNINGIRAAVNKDAFAWIEDIKPDFLALQEVKADQEQIPAEIYNLPFKEINLNPAKRSGYSGVMSLSNFDTECFKSLFNNDDEGRVLEHRFKNVVLFNIYFPNGQKDDERLNYKMKFYDDFLNYIVNLKNEGKDIIICGDVNTAHKEIDLKNPKANSQRSGFLDIERAWIDKLIKSGFIDTYRFLNPKDIKYSWRTYRFNARANNAGWRIDYFFISDSLKDKLKNAFIMDEIYGSDHCPVGIEIEI, encoded by the coding sequence TTGAAACTAATTTCTTGGAATATAAACGGCATAAGGGCAGCTGTAAATAAAGACGCTTTTGCCTGGATAGAGGATATAAAGCCTGATTTTTTAGCTCTTCAAGAAGTAAAAGCAGATCAAGAACAAATCCCAGCTGAAATTTACAACTTACCATTCAAAGAGATAAATTTAAACCCTGCAAAAAGAAGTGGATATTCAGGTGTTATGAGTCTTTCAAATTTTGATACAGAGTGTTTTAAATCTCTTTTTAACAATGATGATGAGGGAAGAGTTTTAGAGCACCGATTTAAAAATGTAGTACTGTTTAACATTTACTTTCCAAATGGACAAAAAGATGATGAAAGACTTAACTATAAGATGAAATTTTATGATGATTTTTTAAACTATATTGTAAATTTAAAAAATGAGGGAAAAGATATAATAATTTGTGGTGATGTAAATACAGCCCACAAAGAAATCGATCTTAAAAACCCAAAAGCAAACTCTCAAAGGAGCGGATTTTTAGATATTGAAAGAGCTTGGATTGATAAGCTTATAAAAAGTGGCTTTATAGATACTTATAGATTTTTAAACCCCAAAGATATAAAATACTCTTGGCGGACTTATAGATTTAATGCGAGAGCAAATAACGCTGGGTGGAGAATTGATTACTTTTTTATAAGCGATAGCCTAAAAGATAAATTAAAAAATGCCTTTATAATGGATGAAATTTATGGAAGTGATCACTGTCCTGTTGGCATTGAAATAGAAATTTAA
- a CDS encoding sodium-dependent transporter gives MQDKKLWSNKLTYILTAAGATIGFGCTWRFPYLVGENGGGAYVLLFCLAMILLGIPMILVENVIGRNAMKNSVDAFSKSKFWKITGYLALLGAFGILAYYMVLGGWVSAYIANILCGNFDLGTAITSKEYTENFYINHIEKSPFMIAVYTFIFVLINWYILKKGIIDGIEKYVKFLMPFLFLCFITVIVGNIFLSGFEEGINFYLSVDFSKVDAKLLINVLGQVFFALSLGFGVMITLSSYLSKDENLIQTATITGVLNTVIAVMAGFMIFPAIFTAGLSPDSGPSLVFVTLPVAFSHIPFGNLLAIVFFLILLVAALTTSLTIYQVIIQVLEEKFKFSTKKATTLTLFFIFIFGNIPSILAYGPLEDIKILGRNIFDAFDMISANFFFVITAFLCCIYVGWVMKDEAVYEISNQGKLKNPFIKIWFYYVKFILPLIILIVFLYGLTAI, from the coding sequence ATGCAAGATAAAAAACTTTGGAGCAATAAGCTCACTTATATTTTAACTGCTGCTGGCGCAACTATAGGATTTGGCTGTACTTGGAGATTTCCATATTTAGTTGGAGAAAATGGTGGCGGGGCTTATGTGCTGCTTTTTTGTTTAGCGATGATTCTTCTTGGAATTCCTATGATTTTAGTTGAAAATGTAATTGGCAGAAATGCTATGAAAAATAGCGTAGATGCATTTTCAAAAAGCAAATTTTGGAAAATTACAGGATATTTAGCACTATTAGGTGCTTTTGGAATACTTGCATATTATATGGTTTTAGGTGGCTGGGTAAGCGCATATATAGCAAATATATTATGTGGAAATTTTGACCTAGGAACTGCGATAACTTCGAAAGAATACACAGAAAATTTTTATATAAACCATATAGAAAAAAGCCCATTTATGATAGCGGTTTATACTTTTATATTTGTTTTAATAAACTGGTATATTTTAAAAAAAGGCATAATTGATGGAATTGAGAAATATGTAAAATTTTTAATGCCATTTTTATTTTTATGCTTTATAACTGTAATTGTAGGAAATATTTTTTTAAGTGGTTTTGAAGAGGGAATTAATTTTTATTTAAGTGTTGATTTTTCTAAAGTTGATGCAAAGTTATTAATCAATGTTTTAGGACAAGTTTTCTTTGCTCTTTCGCTTGGATTTGGTGTTATGATAACCCTATCAAGCTATCTTTCAAAAGATGAAAATTTGATACAAACAGCAACCATTACAGGAGTTTTAAATACTGTAATTGCAGTAATGGCTGGATTTATGATATTTCCTGCTATTTTTACAGCAGGGCTTTCACCAGATAGCGGTCCAAGTCTTGTTTTTGTAACATTGCCAGTTGCTTTTTCACATATTCCATTTGGAAATTTGCTTGCTATTGTATTTTTTTTAATACTTTTAGTAGCTGCACTTACAACCTCACTTACGATTTATCAAGTAATAATTCAAGTCTTAGAAGAAAAATTTAAATTTTCAACCAAAAAAGCTACCACTTTAACACTTTTTTTCATATTTATTTTTGGAAACATACCATCAATTTTAGCTTATGGACCACTTGAAGATATAAAAATTTTAGGGCGAAATATCTTTGATGCTTTTGATATGATAAGTGCAAATTTCTTTTTTGTAATAACTGCTTTTTTATGCTGTATTTATGTAGGCTGGGTTATGAAAGATGAAGCAGTTTATGAAATAAGCAATCAAGGAAAACTTAAAAACCCATTTATAAAAATATGGTTTTATTATGTTAAATTCATACTTCCACTTATAATTTTAATTGTATTTTTATATGGACTTACTGCAATTTAA
- a CDS encoding FTR1 family iron permease, whose translation MRIILTIFTLIISLCFARVDDYFKETEIIKGLINQSVEVYENGDNLKAKKLVEDAYFQHFENMEGTIGRNIGRKAISMERKFTNLRRYYKDSADINKIKALIDGLYFDLDEVTPIIQNGFRLKAEASDLSYDKEAAIKSSIEANAKREAQADDIFAMLLGESNNSNNELDKDEIKNENIQIATQNTSEKTSNLNEDSITTPASNDEVVANLQAASALNPKLQSLHDEFSLKLDEAAIAFRNKNLLETKSLINKALFDDYRNTKLEIAISNFTKPKTDQQIQQALRNVIRSLDDENLTEHDIREKFENIKDTLFDAMLLIPEEKIADIKVSGFNEDELKNKDYSKVADDIKLATDNILKNYDKMPKEALIDELQSTYLDIFEASGMENKIGAVDSTLKLNIESLFTHGVALIKSGADKKELKENFDKLNTLLVGSLDKVSNTSPLFLFLAAFGILLREGLEALIIVVAIVSYLIQSGNKNRLNIAYSALFTGVFLSFVTAFLIYYFFRAYAGQFRELLEGITFLIAVVLLIYVGFWMLHKARDKKWANALKTGAMDAISKNSAKTLWITVFLAVFREGAETVLFYQALLFDASTSADFSAIFAGLGVAMIVLIALYFLLKAGAVRIPIKLFFKVTSYVIFYMCFVFTGKGIAELVEGKIITPTLITQEFKPITWLGVYPYYETLIPQFLVLIILIIGILITNKLQKKEKTK comes from the coding sequence ATGAGAATAATTTTAACTATTTTTACACTTATTATCTCACTTTGCTTTGCAAGGGTTGATGATTATTTTAAAGAAACAGAAATCATCAAAGGACTAATAAATCAAAGTGTTGAAGTTTATGAAAATGGTGATAATCTAAAAGCGAAAAAACTTGTTGAAGATGCATATTTTCAACATTTTGAAAATATGGAAGGCACAATAGGTAGAAATATTGGTCGTAAAGCCATTTCAATGGAAAGAAAATTTACAAATTTAAGAAGATATTATAAAGATAGTGCTGATATAAATAAAATAAAAGCTTTGATTGATGGGCTTTATTTTGATCTTGATGAAGTTACTCCAATTATTCAAAATGGCTTTAGACTAAAAGCTGAAGCAAGTGATTTAAGCTATGATAAAGAAGCAGCTATAAAATCATCAATAGAAGCAAATGCTAAAAGAGAAGCCCAGGCAGATGATATATTTGCAATGCTTTTAGGAGAGAGCAATAATTCAAATAACGAACTAGATAAAGATGAAATAAAAAATGAAAACATTCAAATAGCCACACAAAATACAAGTGAAAAAACATCAAATTTAAATGAAGATAGTATAACCACGCCAGCTTCTAATGATGAAGTTGTAGCTAATCTGCAAGCAGCTTCGGCCCTAAATCCTAAACTACAATCTTTGCATGATGAATTTTCATTAAAGCTTGATGAGGCAGCTATTGCATTTAGAAATAAAAATTTACTTGAAACAAAAAGCCTTATAAACAAAGCATTATTTGATGATTACAGAAACACAAAGCTTGAAATTGCTATCTCAAATTTCACTAAACCAAAAACAGATCAACAAATTCAACAAGCTTTAAGAAACGTAATTAGATCTTTAGATGATGAAAATCTAACAGAACACGACATTAGAGAAAAATTTGAAAATATTAAAGATACTCTTTTTGATGCTATGCTTTTAATACCTGAAGAAAAAATAGCAGATATTAAAGTTAGTGGATTTAACGAGGATGAGCTTAAAAATAAAGATTATTCAAAAGTTGCAGATGATATAAAACTTGCAACTGACAATATCCTAAAAAATTATGATAAAATGCCAAAAGAGGCTTTAATTGATGAGCTTCAAAGTACTTATTTAGATATTTTTGAAGCATCTGGCATGGAAAATAAAATAGGAGCGGTTGATAGCACACTAAAATTAAATATAGAAAGTTTATTTACTCATGGTGTTGCGCTTATAAAAAGTGGAGCAGATAAAAAAGAACTAAAAGAAAATTTTGATAAATTAAATACATTATTAGTTGGCTCTCTTGATAAGGTCAGCAATACATCACCTTTATTCTTATTTTTAGCAGCATTTGGAATTTTATTAAGAGAAGGACTTGAAGCACTAATTATTGTAGTTGCAATTGTTTCATATCTAATTCAAAGCGGAAATAAAAATAGGCTTAATATAGCGTACTCTGCCTTATTTACAGGTGTCTTTTTAAGCTTTGTAACTGCGTTTTTAATATATTACTTTTTTAGAGCTTATGCTGGACAATTTAGAGAACTATTAGAAGGAATTACATTTTTAATAGCAGTTGTATTGCTAATTTATGTAGGGTTTTGGATGCTTCACAAGGCAAGAGATAAAAAATGGGCAAATGCCTTAAAAACAGGGGCAATGGATGCAATAAGCAAAAATTCAGCAAAAACATTATGGATAACAGTATTTTTGGCTGTATTTAGAGAAGGTGCTGAAACGGTATTATTTTATCAAGCACTTTTATTTGATGCTTCAACAAGTGCTGATTTTAGTGCTATTTTTGCAGGGCTTGGTGTTGCTATGATAGTTTTAATTGCACTATATTTCTTATTAAAAGCAGGAGCAGTAAGAATTCCTATAAAGCTATTTTTCAAAGTAACTTCATATGTTATATTTTATATGTGTTTTGTATTTACTGGAAAAGGTATAGCAGAACTAGTTGAGGGAAAGATTATAACCCCTACACTAATTACTCAAGAGTTTAAACCAATAACTTGGCTTGGTGTTTATCCTTATTACGAAACATTAATTCCACAATTTTTAGTTCTAATAATATTAATAATAGGTATTTTAATAACAAATAAACTTCAAAAAAAGGAGAAGACAAAATGA